A DNA window from Myxocyprinus asiaticus isolate MX2 ecotype Aquarium Trade chromosome 15, UBuf_Myxa_2, whole genome shotgun sequence contains the following coding sequences:
- the LOC127453117 gene encoding polyadenylate-binding protein 1A-like, whose protein sequence is MNPSAPSYPMASLYVGDLHQDVTEAMLYEKFSPAGPILSIRVCRDMMTRRSLGYAYVNFQQPADAERALDTMNFDVIKGRPVRIMWSQRDPSLRKSGVGNIFIKNLDKSIDNKALYDTFSAFGNILSCKVVCDENGSKGYGFVHFETHEAAERAIEKMNGMLLNDRKVFVGRFKSRKEREAEMGARAKEFTNVYIKNFGEDMDEEKLKEIFGKFGPALSIRVMTDDGGKSRGFGFVSFERHEDAQRAVDEMNGKELNGKQVYVGRAQKKGERQTELKRKFEQMKQDRMTRYQGVNLYVKNLDDGLDDERLRKEFAPFGTITSAKVMMEGGRSKGFGFVCFSSPEEATKAVTEMNGRIVATKPLYVALAQRKEERQAHLTSQYMQRMASVRAVPNPVLNPYQPTPPSGYFMAAIPQPQNRAAYYPASQLAQLRPSPRWNSPGVRPQHFQNMPNAIRTSAPRPQTYSAVRPPSNQVPRMITSQRMSSQGMGPRPPTGGAATGTAPVRVPQYKYAPGVRNPQQHMPTQQQVPMQQPAVHVQGQEPLTASMLAAAPPQEQKQMLGERLFPLIQNMHPSLAGKITGMLLEIDNSELLHMLESPESLRSKVDEAVAVLQAHQAKEAAQKSVPSPAVPAV, encoded by the exons GCCTCTCTGTACGTGGGTGATCTCCACCAGGATGTGACCGAGGCCATGCTGTACGAGAAGTTCAGCCCAGCCGGGCCCATCCTGTCCATTCGGGTGTGCAGGGACATGATGACCCGCCGCTCTCTCGGTTATGCCTACGTGAACTTCCAGCAACCCGCTGATG CCGAGCGCGCTTTGGACACCATGAACTTCGATGTGATCAAGGGCAGACCCGTCCGGATCATGTGGTCCCAGCGAGACCCCTCACTGCGCAAGAGTGGTGTTGGGAACATCTTCATTAAAAACCTGGACAAGTCCATTGACAACAAGGCCCTTTACGATACATTCTCCGCATTTGGAAACATCCTCTCCTGCAAG GTGGTTTGTGATGAGAATGGATCTAAAGGATATGGAtttgtgcactttgaaacccacgAGGCTGCAGAGAGAGCCATTGAGAAAATGAACGGCATGTTGCTCAATGATCGCAAAGT gtTTGTCGGTCGCTTCAAGtctcgcaaggagcgtgaggcaGAGATGGGCGCCCGTGCCAAAGAGTTCACCAATGTTTACATCAAGAACTTCGGAGAGGACATGGATGAAGAGAAGCTGAAGGAGATATTCGGCAAATTTG GTCCAGCGCTGAGTATTCGCGTCATGACAGATGACGGCGGCAAATCTAGAGGCTTTGGTTTTGTCAGCTTTGAGCGGCATGAGGACGCCCagaga GCCGTGGATGAGATGAACGGGAAAGAGCTGAACGGGAAGCAGGTGTATGTGGGCCGCGCTCAGAAGAAAGGAGAACGCCAGACAGAACTCAAGCGCAAATTTGAGCAGATGAAACAGGACCGCATGACCCGCTACCAG GGAGTGAATCTCTATGTAAAAAATCTGGACGATGGCTTGGATGACGAACGTCTGCGTAAAGAATTCGCACCATTTGGCACCATCACAAGCGCCAAG GTGATGATGGAAGGTGGCCGCAGCAAaggttttggatttgtttgtttctcttctcctgaagagGCCACTAAAGCAGTGACTGAAATGAACGGCCGTATCGTCGCCACAAAACCACTGTACGTGGCCCTGGCGCAGAGGAAGGAGGAGCGTCAGGCCCACCTCACCAGCCAGTACATGCAGAGGATGGCGAGTGTCAGAGCCGTGCCGAACCCCGTCCTCAACCCATATCAGCCTACGCCACCATCCGGGTACTTCATGGCTGCCATTCCACAG CCTCAGAATCGTGCCGCGTACTACCCCGCCAGTCAGCTCGCACAGCTCCGCCCCAGCCCTCGCTGGAATTCACCAGGAGTCCGCCCTCAGC ATTTCCAGAACATGCCCAACGCGATCAGGACATCAGCTCCCCGTCCACAGACTTACAGTGCAGTGCGGCCCCCGTCCAACCAGGTCCCCCGCATGATCACCTCGCAGCGCATGA GCTCTCAGGGTATGGGTCCTCGGCCTCCAACTGGGGGCGCAGCGACGGGTACAGCTCCAGTGAGAGTGCCACAGTACAAGTATGCACCTGGAGTCCGCAACCCACAGCAGCACATGCCCACTCAACAGCAAGTGCCCATGCAGCAG CCTGCAGTCCACGTTCAGGGTCAAGAACCTCTGACTGCATCCATGCTGGCTGCCGCCCCACCACAGGAACAGAAGCAGATGCTGG GTGAGCGTCTGTTCCCGCTCATTCAGAACATGCATCCCAGTCTGGCGGGAAAGATCACTGGAATGCTGCTGGAGATAGACAACTCTGAGCTGCTGCACATGCTGGAGTCACCAGAGTCACTGCGGTCAAAG GTGGATGAAGCCGTTGCTGTGCTACAGGCTCATCAGGCCAAAGAAGCTGCCCAGAAATCAGTGCCCAGCCCTGCTGTACCGGCCGTTTAA